One genomic segment of Photobacterium sp. DA100 includes these proteins:
- the glnB gene encoding nitrogen regulatory protein P-II, which yields MKKIEAIIKPFKLDDVREALADVGITGMTVSEVKGFGRQKGHTELYRGAEYMVDFLPKVKLEIVVADEVADQCVDTIIETAQTGKIGDGKIFMFDVERVVRIRTGEEDEDAI from the coding sequence ATGAAAAAAATTGAAGCCATCATCAAGCCGTTCAAGCTTGACGATGTTCGCGAAGCCCTAGCCGATGTCGGCATCACCGGTATGACCGTCTCAGAAGTTAAAGGCTTCGGCCGCCAGAAAGGCCACACCGAGCTATACCGTGGCGCCGAGTACATGGTCGACTTCCTGCCGAAAGTGAAGCTGGAAATCGTCGTGGCCGATGAAGTGGCTGATCAGTGTGTTGATACCATCATCGAAACGGCCCAAACCGGTAAGATCGGTGACGGCAAGATCTTCATGTTTGACGTCGAGCGCGTGGTGCGTATCAGGACCGGCGAGGAAGACGAAGACGCTATCTAA
- a CDS encoding S-(hydroxymethyl)glutathione dehydrogenase/class III alcohol dehydrogenase: MSEQFIKSKAAIAWGPNQPLSVEEVDVMLPKKGEVLVRIIATGVCHTDAFTLSGDDPEGIFPAILGHEGGGIVEMVGEGVTSVEVGDHVIPLYTPECGECKFCKSGKTNLCQKIRETQGKGLMPDGTTRFYKDGQPIFHYMGCSTFSEYTVLPEISLAKVNKEAPLEEVCLLGCGVTTGMGAVLKTAKVQKGDTVAVFGLGGIGLSAIIGATMAGASRIIGVDINESKYALAKELGATDCINPNDYDKPIQEVIVEMTDGGVDFSFECIGNVNVMRSALECCHKGWGESVIIGVAGAGQEISTRPFQLVTGRVWRGSAFGGVKGRSELPEIVERYMAGEFKLDDFITHTMGLDDINDAFDLMHEGKSIRSVIHYNK, translated from the coding sequence ATGTCTGAACAATTTATCAAATCCAAAGCAGCTATCGCGTGGGGCCCGAACCAGCCACTTTCTGTCGAAGAAGTTGATGTCATGCTGCCGAAAAAAGGCGAAGTATTGGTACGCATCATCGCCACCGGTGTCTGCCACACCGATGCCTTTACCCTGTCAGGCGATGATCCGGAAGGGATTTTCCCGGCGATTCTGGGCCATGAAGGTGGCGGTATTGTTGAAATGGTGGGTGAAGGCGTAACCAGTGTAGAAGTCGGTGACCACGTTATCCCACTTTACACCCCGGAATGTGGCGAATGTAAGTTTTGTAAGTCAGGCAAAACCAACCTGTGCCAGAAAATCCGCGAAACCCAAGGCAAAGGCCTGATGCCTGACGGTACTACCCGTTTCTACAAAGATGGCCAGCCAATCTTCCACTACATGGGCTGCTCGACGTTCTCGGAATACACCGTACTGCCTGAAATCTCTCTGGCAAAAGTGAACAAAGAAGCACCTTTGGAAGAAGTCTGCCTACTCGGCTGCGGCGTGACAACCGGTATGGGGGCGGTACTGAAAACCGCCAAAGTACAAAAGGGGGACACGGTTGCCGTATTCGGCCTTGGCGGGATTGGCCTCTCAGCGATTATTGGCGCGACTATGGCCGGTGCCAGCCGCATTATCGGTGTCGATATCAACGAGAGCAAATATGCTCTGGCCAAAGAATTAGGTGCAACCGACTGCATCAATCCAAATGACTACGACAAGCCTATCCAAGAAGTCATTGTGGAAATGACCGATGGCGGCGTCGACTTCTCGTTCGAGTGTATCGGCAACGTCAACGTCATGCGTTCCGCCCTTGAGTGCTGCCACAAAGGCTGGGGCGAATCGGTGATAATCGGTGTTGCCGGCGCGGGCCAGGAAATCTCCACCCGTCCGTTCCAACTGGTGACAGGCCGTGTATGGCGAGGCTCGGCATTCGGTGGTGTCAAAGGCCGCTCTGAGCTGCCTGAAATTGTTGAACGTTACATGGCTGGCGAGTTCAAGCTTGATGACTTTATCACCCACACCATGGGCCTGGATGACATCAACGACGCTTTCGACCTGATGCACGAAGGCAAGAGCATCCGCTCTGTCATTCACTACAACAAATAA
- a CDS encoding LysR substrate-binding domain-containing protein, giving the protein MFLWEGVSEFVAVAESESFTAASKQLGISTAQVSRQISALENRLNTKLFYRTTRKVSLTEEGTIYYQHCRRLLDGLQEAERAISDRRDTPQGSLKLTAPVTYGEQYIMPLVVDFILQYPEVDVTMNLTNQTVDLVEGGYDLAIRLGKLSSSTMMAKRLASRTQFVCASPGYLEKFGVPHSLSELRHHNCLVGNYDHWRFQEAGKERSVRIDGTLRCASGHALRDAALKGLGLIQLPDYYIIDDLERGDLVTVLDTFREPEEGIWALYPHNRHLSPKVRLLVDFLAESLS; this is encoded by the coding sequence ATGTTTTTGTGGGAAGGGGTCAGCGAATTTGTCGCGGTGGCGGAATCCGAAAGTTTTACCGCGGCATCCAAGCAGTTGGGGATTTCCACCGCGCAAGTGAGCCGCCAGATCAGTGCGCTGGAAAACCGGCTTAATACCAAGCTGTTTTACCGTACCACCCGTAAGGTCTCGCTGACCGAAGAAGGGACCATCTATTACCAGCATTGCCGCCGCTTGCTGGATGGACTGCAAGAAGCCGAGCGGGCGATCAGCGATCGGCGTGATACCCCGCAGGGTAGCCTCAAGCTGACGGCACCGGTGACCTACGGCGAGCAGTACATTATGCCGCTGGTGGTGGATTTTATACTGCAGTATCCCGAGGTCGATGTGACGATGAATTTGACCAACCAAACCGTGGATCTGGTCGAGGGCGGCTATGATCTGGCGATCCGCCTTGGCAAGCTCAGCAGCTCGACCATGATGGCCAAGCGCCTTGCCAGCCGTACCCAGTTTGTCTGTGCGTCGCCGGGCTATTTGGAAAAGTTCGGGGTACCCCACTCGCTGTCAGAGCTTCGCCACCATAATTGCCTGGTGGGCAACTATGATCACTGGCGCTTCCAGGAGGCGGGCAAAGAGCGCAGTGTCAGGATCGATGGTACTCTGCGTTGTGCCAGCGGCCATGCCCTGCGTGATGCGGCTTTGAAAGGGCTGGGCCTGATCCAGTTGCCTGACTATTACATTATTGATGATCTGGAGAGGGGCGATCTGGTCACCGTGCTGGACACTTTCCGTGAGCCGGAAGAAGGGATATGGGCGCTGTACCCCCATAACCGCCACCTCTCCCCCAAGGTGCGTCTGCTGGTGGACTTTCTTGCCGAATCCTTGTCCTAG
- a CDS encoding Dps family protein, producing the protein MSTHNMIGLDSSKAQALAVELNKLLANYQVLYMNTRGYHWNIKGKEFFELHAKFEEIYTDLQVKIDELAERVLTLGATPSHSFTHYVEVSEIKEHLNAHAGDECVGGLQQGFSVILGMQRGILALAGEADDEGTAAIMGDYIREQEKLMWMFNAYNRN; encoded by the coding sequence ATGTCTACACACAATATGATTGGCCTGGATAGCAGTAAAGCGCAAGCGTTGGCTGTTGAACTCAACAAGCTGCTGGCCAACTACCAAGTACTTTACATGAACACGCGTGGTTACCATTGGAATATCAAAGGCAAAGAGTTCTTTGAGTTGCATGCGAAATTTGAAGAGATCTATACCGATTTGCAGGTCAAAATCGATGAACTGGCCGAGCGAGTGCTGACATTGGGCGCAACACCTTCACACAGTTTTACTCATTATGTGGAAGTGAGTGAAATCAAAGAGCACCTTAACGCCCATGCTGGTGATGAGTGTGTTGGCGGCCTGCAGCAAGGGTTCAGCGTTATCCTCGGCATGCAGCGTGGCATTCTTGCTCTTGCCGGAGAGGCCGATGACGAGGGTACCGCCGCGATTATGGGCGATTATATCCGTGAGCAAGAAAAGCTGATGTGGATGTTCAACGCATATAACCGTAATTGA
- a CDS encoding HAD family hydrolase: MIFFDLDNTLLDHDGAEQDAIRDFAKRYRDEIIDCPDGIESMWRTITDQKRQQWRAGELNFEGLRRARISALFRRPLSEEQADRLISEYYASYRQYWRLFPDVLPALERLRHVAPLAIITNGFTYHQEAKLQATGIREYFSYLVISEQVGAAKPDPKIFQHALKQSGKTAQECWYIGNHPLNDAMAASELGFKAVWLNRYKLDTKVSTRVVRSLAGLVDLVTVHY; the protein is encoded by the coding sequence ATGATTTTCTTCGATCTGGATAATACCCTGCTTGATCATGACGGGGCGGAGCAAGACGCGATCCGCGACTTCGCCAAGCGTTATCGCGATGAGATCATCGACTGCCCCGATGGCATCGAGAGTATGTGGCGGACTATCACGGACCAAAAGCGCCAGCAGTGGCGGGCTGGAGAACTCAATTTCGAAGGCTTGCGCCGGGCCCGGATCAGCGCCTTGTTCCGCCGCCCGCTCAGTGAAGAGCAGGCTGACAGGCTTATCAGCGAATATTATGCCAGCTACCGCCAATACTGGCGCCTGTTCCCCGATGTCTTGCCTGCTTTGGAGAGACTACGCCATGTTGCTCCGCTTGCCATTATCACCAACGGTTTTACTTATCATCAGGAGGCGAAATTACAGGCGACAGGGATCCGCGAGTATTTCTCGTATCTGGTGATCTCGGAGCAGGTTGGTGCCGCCAAGCCAGACCCGAAAATCTTCCAGCATGCACTGAAGCAAAGCGGCAAAACTGCGCAGGAGTGCTGGTATATCGGCAATCACCCTCTCAATGATGCCATGGCCGCCAGTGAACTGGGGTTCAAGGCGGTGTGGCTCAACCGGTATAAGCTCGATACCAAAGTCTCGACCCGGGTGGTCAGAAGCCTCGCGGGGCTGGTCGATCTGGTCACCGTGCATTACTAG
- the mltF gene encoding membrane-bound lytic murein transglycosylase MltF, whose product MFVLNGCLWQEEPRTELERIREEGVLRVGTLNNQLSYYIGNEGPTGLDYELARRFADRLGVKLEMKAMFTLSGLFPGLERGDVDILAAGLTMTDERLAQFRAAPAYYYASQKVVYKKGQWRPRSIEDLAENKGTLAVVKGSSHEKTLQALKLAHPSLEWQSLEEIDSDELLRQVAEGELDYTLADSVDIALNQRILPDVTTALELTEDEPIAWFVNQNNDDSLYALLIEFFGEIQQSGELAKLEEKYLGHVDKFDYVDTRAFLRAVESKLPKWKGLFKQYANEFDWRLIAALSYQESHWNPRAVSPTGVRGMMMLTLPTARSVGVQNRLDPEQSIRGGTDYLRKMINRIPDSIEEHEKVWFALASYNVGFGHMMDARRLTQSQGGNPDAWSDVKQRLPLLRQRKYYKQTRYGYARGDEALHYVENIRRYYQSIIGYEQTHSQEPQLDEIELIDGLHTITPTTETLAQQLPPDEDIPATPDAAAPSKTASN is encoded by the coding sequence CTGTTTGTTCTCAATGGCTGCCTGTGGCAAGAAGAGCCCCGTACGGAATTAGAACGGATCCGGGAAGAAGGTGTCCTGCGGGTCGGCACGCTCAATAACCAGCTCTCCTACTATATCGGTAATGAAGGCCCAACCGGTTTGGATTACGAACTGGCCCGTCGCTTTGCCGACCGGCTTGGCGTGAAACTGGAAATGAAAGCCATGTTCACCCTATCGGGCCTGTTTCCCGGCCTTGAGCGCGGCGATGTGGACATCCTTGCTGCCGGACTGACCATGACCGATGAGCGCTTGGCCCAGTTTCGTGCCGCGCCGGCGTACTACTACGCCAGCCAGAAAGTGGTCTACAAAAAAGGCCAGTGGCGCCCGCGCAGCATAGAGGATCTCGCCGAAAACAAAGGAACGCTGGCCGTGGTCAAGGGCTCCAGCCACGAAAAGACCCTGCAGGCCCTCAAGCTGGCACACCCAAGCCTTGAATGGCAGTCACTGGAAGAAATTGACAGCGACGAGCTGCTGCGCCAGGTGGCCGAGGGCGAGCTTGACTATACCCTGGCTGACTCGGTCGATATTGCCCTGAACCAGCGCATCCTGCCGGATGTCACCACGGCGCTGGAGCTGACCGAGGATGAGCCGATCGCCTGGTTCGTCAACCAGAACAACGATGACAGCCTCTACGCGCTGCTGATCGAGTTCTTCGGTGAAATCCAGCAAAGCGGTGAACTGGCCAAGCTGGAAGAGAAATACCTCGGCCATGTCGACAAATTCGATTATGTCGATACCCGGGCCTTCCTGCGTGCGGTTGAAAGCAAGCTGCCCAAATGGAAAGGCCTCTTCAAGCAGTACGCCAACGAGTTTGACTGGCGCCTGATTGCCGCCCTGTCCTATCAGGAGTCACACTGGAACCCTCGCGCGGTCTCACCAACCGGGGTGCGCGGGATGATGATGCTTACCCTACCGACGGCCCGCTCTGTCGGGGTACAGAACCGTCTGGATCCGGAGCAGAGCATCCGCGGCGGTACCGACTACCTGCGCAAGATGATCAACCGTATTCCTGACAGTATCGAAGAGCACGAAAAAGTGTGGTTTGCCCTAGCCTCCTATAATGTCGGCTTCGGTCATATGATGGATGCCCGCCGCCTGACCCAGTCGCAAGGCGGCAACCCTGATGCCTGGAGCGATGTGAAGCAACGCCTGCCGCTGCTCCGCCAGCGCAAGTACTACAAGCAGACCCGCTATGGCTATGCCCGCGGTGATGAAGCCCTGCACTACGTAGAGAATATCCGCCGCTACTACCAGAGCATCATCGGCTACGAGCAAACCCACAGTCAGGAGCCGCAGCTCGATGAAATCGAACTGATTGACGGGCTACACACTATTACGCCAACAACAGAGACCCTTGCCCAGCAACTTCCGCCGGACGAGGACATCCCTGCCACGCCGGATGCGGCAGCGCCAAGCAAAACCGCCAGCAATTAA
- the tadA gene encoding tRNA adenosine(34) deaminase TadA — protein MRRAMELAARAEADGEVPVGAVVVYQGRVVGEGWNRSITQHDATAHAEIMALRQAGQVLQNYRLLDATLYVTLEPCPMCAGAMVHSRIGKVVFGAHDLKTGAAGSIMNLLSYEQVNHHVAIESGVLADECRHQLQTFFKRRRAEKKAEKKARQQALQAADKPS, from the coding sequence ATGCGCCGTGCCATGGAGCTTGCCGCCCGTGCCGAGGCGGATGGTGAAGTGCCGGTCGGCGCCGTTGTCGTCTACCAGGGGCGGGTGGTCGGTGAAGGCTGGAACCGCTCGATCACCCAGCATGATGCCACCGCCCATGCCGAGATCATGGCACTGCGCCAGGCCGGCCAGGTGTTGCAGAACTACCGCCTGCTCGACGCCACTTTGTATGTCACCTTGGAGCCGTGCCCGATGTGTGCGGGGGCGATGGTGCACAGCCGGATCGGCAAGGTCGTGTTCGGCGCCCATGATCTAAAAACCGGTGCGGCGGGCAGTATCATGAACCTGCTGAGCTACGAGCAGGTCAATCATCATGTAGCGATTGAGTCCGGGGTGTTGGCCGATGAGTGCCGTCATCAGCTGCAGACCTTCTTCAAGCGCCGCCGGGCGGAAAAAAAGGCGGAAAAGAAAGCCCGCCAGCAAGCCTTGCAGGCAGCAGACAAACCTTCCTGA
- the purL gene encoding phosphoribosylformylglycinamidine synthase: MEILRGSPALSEFRVNKLLERCRELDLPVSGIYAEFMHFADLSAPLSADEQEKLASLLTYGPTIAEHEPSGLLLLVTPRPGTISPWSSKSTDIAHNCALGQIKRLERGTAYYIETSAALSAEQITELKGLIHDRMMEVVFTELDSAAALFQVAEPAPVADVDLLSGGRKALEEANVTLGLALAEDEIDYLVDSFVNKLERNPTDIELMMFAQANSEHCRHKIFNADWTIDGVKQEKSLFKMIKNTFETTPDHVLSAYKDNAAVMTGSKVGRFFPDPETRQYNYHNEDAHILMKVETHNHPTAISPWPGASTGSGGEIRDEGATGIGGKPKAGLVGFTTSNLRIPGFEQPWETDFGKPGRIVNALDIMLEGPLGGAAFNNEFGRPNLLGYFRTYEEKVTSHAGEEVRGYHKPIMIAGGMGNIRAEHVQKKEIPVGAKLIVLGGPAMNIGLGGGAASSMASGQSAEDLDFASVQRENPEMERRCQEVIDRCWQLGDANPIAFIHDVGAGGISNALPELVDDGERGGIFQLRDVPNDEPGMSPLEIWCNESQERYVMAVAPENMAAFDAICKRERAPYAVVGEATEKRELKLEDSHFDNTPIDMPMDILLGKTPKMHRDAKTLKVDSPAITRDGIEINEAADRVLRLPTVAEKTFLITIGDRTVTGLVARDQMVGPWQVPVANCAVTAASYDSYHGEAMSMGERTPVALLDFGASARLAVGESLTNIAGTDIGDIKRIKLSANWMSPAGHPGEDAGLYEAVKAVGEELCPALGLTIPVGKDSMSMKTKWEENGENKEVTSPLSLIITAFGRVEDVRKTVTPQLRTDKGETSLLLVDLGNGKNRLGATALAQVYKQLGDKPADVDNAEQLKGFFDAMQTLVRDDKLVAYHDKGDGGLFVTLAEMAFAGHCGVKADVAGLGDDALAALFNEELGAVVQVKNDDLEAVKAVLAANGLEACSHVIGSVEASDSIVITAGDAVVLERSRTELRTIWAETTHKMQGLRDNPACADQEFEAKKDNTDPGLNTKLSFDINEDVAAPYIAKGAKPKMAILREQGVNSHVEMAAAFDRAGFEATDIHMSDILTGQAVLDEYHGLVACGGFSYGDVLGAGEGWAKSILFNGQAREQFQSFFNRDNTFSLGVCNGCQMLSNLKELIPGAELWPRFVRNESERFEARFSLVEVQKSDSVFFDGMAGSRMPIAVSHGEGRVEVRDADHLAAIEASGTVAVRYVDNHGNPTQQYPNNPNGSPNAITGLTTQDGRVTIMMPHPERVFRTVANSWHPDDWSENSPWMRMFRNARVNIG, encoded by the coding sequence ATGGAAATTTTGCGTGGTTCACCCGCACTGTCTGAGTTTCGCGTTAATAAGCTACTAGAGCGTTGCCGCGAATTGGATCTGCCTGTGTCAGGTATTTATGCTGAGTTCATGCACTTTGCAGACTTGTCTGCGCCATTGAGTGCGGACGAGCAAGAAAAGTTGGCAAGCTTGCTGACTTACGGCCCTACGATTGCAGAGCACGAGCCGTCTGGCCTACTGCTGCTGGTTACCCCGCGTCCGGGAACAATCTCCCCATGGTCATCGAAGTCCACCGATATCGCCCACAACTGTGCCCTCGGCCAGATCAAGCGTCTTGAGCGTGGTACGGCTTACTACATCGAAACCTCAGCCGCGCTGTCTGCTGAGCAAATCACCGAACTGAAAGGCCTGATCCACGACCGCATGATGGAAGTGGTGTTCACTGAACTTGATTCGGCTGCCGCCCTGTTCCAAGTGGCAGAGCCTGCACCTGTTGCTGATGTTGACCTACTGTCAGGCGGCCGCAAGGCGCTTGAAGAGGCAAACGTTACCCTGGGTCTGGCGTTGGCGGAAGATGAGATTGACTACCTGGTAGACAGCTTCGTCAACAAGCTAGAGCGTAACCCGACGGATATCGAGTTAATGATGTTTGCCCAGGCGAACTCGGAGCACTGCCGCCATAAGATTTTCAACGCAGATTGGACAATCGACGGCGTTAAGCAGGAAAAATCCCTGTTCAAGATGATCAAAAACACGTTCGAAACGACACCTGACCATGTCCTGTCTGCGTATAAAGATAACGCCGCAGTAATGACGGGCTCTAAGGTCGGTCGTTTCTTCCCTGATCCTGAGACTCGCCAGTACAACTACCACAACGAAGATGCGCACATCCTGATGAAGGTTGAGACGCACAACCACCCAACCGCAATTTCACCTTGGCCGGGTGCCTCAACGGGTTCAGGCGGTGAAATCCGTGACGAAGGCGCAACCGGTATCGGCGGTAAGCCAAAAGCTGGTCTGGTGGGTTTCACAACCTCTAACTTGCGTATTCCAGGTTTCGAACAGCCATGGGAAACAGATTTCGGTAAGCCAGGCCGTATTGTTAACGCCCTGGATATCATGCTGGAAGGCCCACTAGGCGGCGCGGCGTTCAACAACGAATTCGGTCGTCCAAACCTGCTTGGTTACTTCCGTACTTACGAAGAAAAAGTGACTTCACACGCTGGTGAAGAAGTACGTGGTTACCACAAGCCAATTATGATTGCCGGTGGTATGGGTAACATCCGCGCTGAGCACGTGCAGAAGAAAGAGATCCCTGTCGGTGCCAAGCTTATCGTACTGGGTGGTCCTGCGATGAACATCGGCCTGGGTGGCGGTGCGGCTTCTTCCATGGCCTCTGGCCAGTCGGCAGAAGATCTGGATTTCGCGTCTGTACAGCGTGAAAACCCGGAAATGGAGCGTCGCTGTCAGGAAGTGATCGACCGCTGCTGGCAGCTAGGCGATGCTAACCCTATTGCCTTTATCCACGATGTAGGCGCAGGCGGTATTTCTAACGCACTGCCAGAGCTTGTCGACGATGGTGAGCGTGGTGGTATCTTCCAGCTACGTGATGTGCCAAACGATGAGCCGGGCATGAGCCCACTTGAGATCTGGTGTAACGAATCGCAAGAGCGTTACGTGATGGCCGTTGCGCCTGAGAACATGGCGGCATTTGATGCTATCTGTAAGCGTGAGCGTGCACCGTATGCAGTGGTTGGTGAAGCAACAGAAAAGCGCGAGCTGAAACTGGAAGATTCACACTTCGACAACACGCCAATCGATATGCCGATGGATATCCTGCTTGGCAAAACGCCGAAGATGCACCGCGATGCGAAAACATTGAAAGTTGATAGCCCTGCGATCACCCGTGACGGCATCGAAATCAATGAAGCGGCTGACCGCGTTCTGCGTCTGCCTACGGTTGCTGAGAAGACGTTCCTGATCACTATCGGTGACCGCACGGTGACAGGCCTTGTGGCGCGCGATCAGATGGTCGGTCCATGGCAGGTGCCTGTGGCTAACTGCGCGGTAACCGCAGCAAGCTACGACTCTTACCATGGTGAAGCCATGTCGATGGGTGAGCGCACGCCCGTTGCCCTCCTAGACTTTGGTGCCTCTGCCCGTCTAGCGGTGGGTGAGTCCCTAACTAACATTGCCGGTACTGATATCGGTGATATCAAGCGCATTAAATTGTCTGCTAACTGGATGTCTCCAGCCGGTCACCCAGGTGAAGATGCTGGCCTATATGAAGCCGTTAAAGCTGTCGGTGAAGAGTTGTGTCCTGCGCTAGGCCTGACTATCCCTGTCGGTAAAGACTCGATGTCGATGAAGACCAAGTGGGAAGAGAACGGCGAAAACAAAGAAGTCACTTCTCCGCTGTCTCTTATCATCACAGCATTTGGCCGTGTTGAAGACGTGCGCAAGACAGTCACGCCTCAGCTTCGCACTGACAAAGGCGAGACTTCACTGCTTCTCGTTGATCTGGGTAACGGCAAGAACCGTCTCGGCGCAACGGCACTGGCGCAGGTTTACAAGCAGCTGGGTGATAAGCCGGCTGACGTAGACAACGCAGAGCAGCTAAAAGGCTTCTTCGATGCGATGCAAACTCTTGTTCGTGACGACAAGCTGGTGGCTTACCACGACAAGGGTGACGGTGGTCTGTTCGTGACGCTGGCAGAGATGGCATTTGCCGGTCACTGTGGCGTGAAAGCGGACGTTGCAGGCCTGGGTGATGATGCACTGGCTGCACTATTTAACGAAGAGCTGGGTGCGGTTGTTCAGGTGAAGAACGACGACCTTGAAGCGGTTAAAGCGGTATTGGCAGCAAATGGTCTAGAAGCTTGCTCGCACGTTATCGGTAGCGTTGAAGCTTCTGACAGCATTGTTATCACTGCAGGCGATGCGGTTGTCCTTGAGCGTTCTCGCACCGAGCTTCGTACTATCTGGGCTGAAACCACGCATAAGATGCAGGGCCTTCGTGATAACCCAGCATGTGCTGACCAAGAGTTCGAAGCGAAGAAAGACAACACAGACCCAGGCCTTAACACCAAGCTAAGCTTCGACATTAACGAAGACGTCGCGGCACCGTACATTGCTAAGGGTGCCAAGCCGAAGATGGCTATCCTGCGTGAGCAGGGTGTTAACTCTCACGTTGAAATGGCGGCTGCTTTTGACCGCGCCGGCTTTGAAGCAACCGATATCCACATGAGCGATATCCTGACCGGTCAGGCGGTACTGGACGAGTACCACGGTCTAGTGGCTTGTGGTGGTTTCTCTTACGGTGACGTACTGGGTGCCGGTGAAGGTTGGGCGAAGTCTATCCTGTTCAATGGCCAGGCTCGCGAGCAGTTCCAGAGCTTCTTCAACCGTGACAACACCTTCTCGCTGGGTGTCTGTAACGGCTGTCAGATGCTATCGAACCTGAAAGAGCTGATCCCGGGGGCTGAGCTATGGCCGCGTTTCGTGCGCAACGAATCAGAGCGTTTTGAAGCGCGCTTCAGCCTAGTTGAAGTACAGAAATCAGACTCGGTATTCTTTGACGGCATGGCAGGCTCCCGCATGCCAATCGCGGTATCACACGGTGAAGGCCGCGTAGAAGTGCGTGATGCCGACCACCTAGCAGCGATTGAAGCGTCAGGTACTGTCGCGGTGCGTTACGTGGACAACCACGGCAACCCGACCCAGCAGTACCCGAACAACCCGAACGGTTCGCCAAATGCGATCACTGGCCTGACGACGCAAGATGGTCGCGTGACTATCATGATGCCTCACCCTGAGCGTGTGTTCCGTACCGTGGCGAACTCTTGGCACCCAGATGACTGGAGCGAGAACAGCCCGTGGATGCGCATGTTCCGCAATGCCCGAGTGAATATCGGCTAA
- the fghA gene encoding S-formylglutathione hydrolase, producing MTIENTSWNKSFGGWHKQYTHHSSVLNCDMRFAIFLPPHIAQGTKVPVLYWLSGLTCTDENFMQKAGAQRLAAELGIAIVAPDTSPRGEGVPDDPEGAYDFGLGAGFYVNATQAPWNRHYQMYDYVVNELPALVEAHFPVSDKRAISGHSMGGHGALMIALRNPSRYNSVSAFSPISNPVNCPWGEKALRGYLGDDRTNWLQYDTTELLKHNQQPVPALVDQGDQDSFLDEQLKPELLAAAAQSVDYPLELRMQEGYDHSYYFIASFIDDHLRFHAQYLL from the coding sequence ATGACTATCGAAAACACAAGCTGGAACAAAAGCTTTGGGGGCTGGCACAAGCAATATACCCACCACTCTTCGGTGCTGAACTGTGACATGCGCTTCGCCATTTTTCTCCCGCCGCACATTGCCCAAGGTACCAAAGTGCCGGTGCTGTACTGGTTGTCAGGCTTGACCTGTACCGATGAGAACTTCATGCAAAAAGCCGGCGCTCAGCGCCTAGCGGCGGAGCTCGGCATTGCCATCGTGGCACCGGATACCAGCCCGCGCGGCGAAGGGGTACCGGACGATCCAGAAGGGGCCTACGACTTCGGCCTCGGTGCTGGCTTTTATGTCAATGCCACCCAGGCCCCGTGGAACCGCCATTACCAGATGTACGATTATGTGGTCAACGAATTGCCTGCCCTGGTCGAGGCGCACTTCCCGGTCAGCGACAAACGGGCGATCAGCGGCCACTCGATGGGCGGCCACGGCGCACTGATGATTGCCCTGCGCAACCCATCACGCTACAACTCGGTATCCGCTTTCAGTCCGATCAGCAACCCGGTCAATTGTCCGTGGGGCGAAAAAGCCCTACGCGGTTACCTGGGTGACGATCGCACCAACTGGCTGCAATACGACACCACCGAATTGCTCAAGCACAACCAGCAACCGGTACCAGCCCTCGTTGACCAAGGCGATCAGGACAGCTTCCTCGACGAGCAGCTCAAGCCGGAGTTACTCGCAGCTGCCGCCCAGAGTGTCGACTACCCGCTGGAACTCAGGATGCAGGAAGGTTACGACCACAGCTACTATTTCATCGCCAGCTTTATCGATGATCACCTGCGTTTCCATGCCCAGTACCTGCTGTAA